A DNA window from Mastacembelus armatus chromosome 11, fMasArm1.2, whole genome shotgun sequence contains the following coding sequences:
- the hepacam2 gene encoding HEPACAM family member 2 isoform X2 yields the protein MTLREVNSEFIHISSLVQHATEGKSLLLPVESRFSLDEVEMQGTWSHNSPSGTRITLVSFTRETTIIDMMYRNRILFKGPNLSLLIPKLNQEDEGDYRLSLNIKFLNNTELNKEEKTVHVTVDVPVSAPVIEKNPTYAVIEDKANVTWTCSVERGTRVVFRWLRDNVALVPGDRYYFSQDSSTLLISPVRKEDKGTYCCVASNPVSQSRHSRALELNVYYGPYNLEVNSVQGLRTGEVFTINPGELVFFECQADSNPPNTYVWISKSRNSTQVITEGPRLEVLSYRLAQAEEYMCRAFNNVTQKQDEAQFTLVVASLGTGQEKHTQEGSSVSPLAAITVGSLFIIACMLLFFLRRTCHPKRVLMNIYNRPLSEQKRPHRSGHEDATEDFGIYEFVSIPGKMESAQASCRSLARLESVQDMHTTIYDVIRHVPETPSHSLLK from the exons ATGACACTGAGAG AGGTCAACTCCGAGTTCATCCACATCTCTTCATTAGTCCAGCATGCCACTGAAGGGAAATCCCTGCTCCTGCCCGTAGAGAGCCGCTTTTCACTGGACGAGGTTGAGATGCAGGGAACTTGGTCCCACAACAGTCCGAGCGGCACCAGGATCACGTTGGTGTCATTTACCAGAGAAACTACAATTATTGACATGATGTACCGCAACCGCATACTCTTTAAAGGACCAAATCTTTCTTTACTAATTCCAAAATTAAACCAGGAGGATGAAGGGGATTATCGCCTGAGCCTCAACATAAAGTTTCTTAATAACACAGAATTGAACAAGGAGGAGAAAACTGTGCACGTGACAGTGGATG TCCCTGTTTCCGCTCCAGTCATTGAGAAGAACCCTACTTATGCAGTTATCGAAGACAAGGCGAACGTAACCTGGACTTGTTCTGTTGAAAGAGGAACAAGAGTTGTGTTTCGGTGGTTGAGGGACAATGTCGCACTGGTTCCTGGTGACAGATATTACTTCTCCCAAGACAGCTCAACGCTGTTGATCAGTCCTGTGAGAAAAGAGGACAAGGGGACTTACTGCTGTGTGGCCAGTAACCCTGTCAGCCAGAGTCGGCACAGTAGGGCCCTGGAGCTCAATGTGTACT ATGGCCCCTACAACTTGGAGGTAAACTCTGTCCAGGGCCTGCGGACAGGAGAGGTGTTCACCATCAATCCTGGAGAGTTGGTTTTCTTTGAATGCCAGGCTGACTCCAACCCACCTAACACCTACGTCTGGATCTCCAAAAGCCGCAATTCAACCCAGGTCATCACTGAGGGCCCGCGCCTGGAGGTTCTCTCCTACAGACTGGCCCAAGCTGAAGAGTACATGTGCCGTGCCTTCAACAACGTGACGCAGAAGCAGGATGAGGCCCAGTTTACGCTGGTGGTGGCCAGCTTAGGAACAG GGCAAGAGAAGCACACCCAGGAGGGCAGCTCTGTATCTCCACTGGCGGCTATTACTGTCGGTTCTTTGTTCATCATTGCCTGTATGctgctgttcttcctcaggagaaCCTGCCATCCTAAGAGAG TACTTATGAACATTTACAACAG ACCACTTTCAGAACAGAAAAGACCTCATCGTTCAG GTCATGAGGATGCAACAGAAGACTTCGGCATCTACGAGTTTGTCTCCATACCTGGGAAAATGGAATCTGCACag GCATCATGCAGATCTCTGGCCCGCCTTGAGTCAGTTCAGGATATGCACACCACCATCTATGATGTGATCAGACATGTTCCTGAAACACCCAGTCACAGTTTGCTAAAGTAA
- the hepacam2 gene encoding HEPACAM family member 2 isoform X1 produces the protein MEAIGRTALYVCSVLFVLTEVNSEFIHISSLVQHATEGKSLLLPVESRFSLDEVEMQGTWSHNSPSGTRITLVSFTRETTIIDMMYRNRILFKGPNLSLLIPKLNQEDEGDYRLSLNIKFLNNTELNKEEKTVHVTVDVPVSAPVIEKNPTYAVIEDKANVTWTCSVERGTRVVFRWLRDNVALVPGDRYYFSQDSSTLLISPVRKEDKGTYCCVASNPVSQSRHSRALELNVYYGPYNLEVNSVQGLRTGEVFTINPGELVFFECQADSNPPNTYVWISKSRNSTQVITEGPRLEVLSYRLAQAEEYMCRAFNNVTQKQDEAQFTLVVASLGTGQEKHTQEGSSVSPLAAITVGSLFIIACMLLFFLRRTCHPKRVLMNIYNRPLSEQKRPHRSGHEDATEDFGIYEFVSIPGKMESAQASCRSLARLESVQDMHTTIYDVIRHVPETPSHSLLK, from the exons AGGTCAACTCCGAGTTCATCCACATCTCTTCATTAGTCCAGCATGCCACTGAAGGGAAATCCCTGCTCCTGCCCGTAGAGAGCCGCTTTTCACTGGACGAGGTTGAGATGCAGGGAACTTGGTCCCACAACAGTCCGAGCGGCACCAGGATCACGTTGGTGTCATTTACCAGAGAAACTACAATTATTGACATGATGTACCGCAACCGCATACTCTTTAAAGGACCAAATCTTTCTTTACTAATTCCAAAATTAAACCAGGAGGATGAAGGGGATTATCGCCTGAGCCTCAACATAAAGTTTCTTAATAACACAGAATTGAACAAGGAGGAGAAAACTGTGCACGTGACAGTGGATG TCCCTGTTTCCGCTCCAGTCATTGAGAAGAACCCTACTTATGCAGTTATCGAAGACAAGGCGAACGTAACCTGGACTTGTTCTGTTGAAAGAGGAACAAGAGTTGTGTTTCGGTGGTTGAGGGACAATGTCGCACTGGTTCCTGGTGACAGATATTACTTCTCCCAAGACAGCTCAACGCTGTTGATCAGTCCTGTGAGAAAAGAGGACAAGGGGACTTACTGCTGTGTGGCCAGTAACCCTGTCAGCCAGAGTCGGCACAGTAGGGCCCTGGAGCTCAATGTGTACT ATGGCCCCTACAACTTGGAGGTAAACTCTGTCCAGGGCCTGCGGACAGGAGAGGTGTTCACCATCAATCCTGGAGAGTTGGTTTTCTTTGAATGCCAGGCTGACTCCAACCCACCTAACACCTACGTCTGGATCTCCAAAAGCCGCAATTCAACCCAGGTCATCACTGAGGGCCCGCGCCTGGAGGTTCTCTCCTACAGACTGGCCCAAGCTGAAGAGTACATGTGCCGTGCCTTCAACAACGTGACGCAGAAGCAGGATGAGGCCCAGTTTACGCTGGTGGTGGCCAGCTTAGGAACAG GGCAAGAGAAGCACACCCAGGAGGGCAGCTCTGTATCTCCACTGGCGGCTATTACTGTCGGTTCTTTGTTCATCATTGCCTGTATGctgctgttcttcctcaggagaaCCTGCCATCCTAAGAGAG TACTTATGAACATTTACAACAG ACCACTTTCAGAACAGAAAAGACCTCATCGTTCAG GTCATGAGGATGCAACAGAAGACTTCGGCATCTACGAGTTTGTCTCCATACCTGGGAAAATGGAATCTGCACag GCATCATGCAGATCTCTGGCCCGCCTTGAGTCAGTTCAGGATATGCACACCACCATCTATGATGTGATCAGACATGTTCCTGAAACACCCAGTCACAGTTTGCTAAAGTAA